A stretch of Henckelia pumila isolate YLH828 chromosome 4, ASM3356847v2, whole genome shotgun sequence DNA encodes these proteins:
- the LOC140860136 gene encoding putative late blight resistance protein homolog R1A-10 isoform X2 — MLIYLYAGFLEEHPSHASNEKVTFLERRIRDAAYEAEDTMDLHLSNLCTEEMIWQMEIEPMMKQVDSLIGEVTEIKEHMELEIKTVKCSLKEAEIKTCEEPPNALREDSSSSTKNLMVGFGEYLMHIKDQLIGQSSALEVISIVGMGGIGKTTLATHAYHDPYVVHQFDVHIWVTVSQSYSIRDIMSSMLASMNILPKSAQLGLDVYQNLKGRRYLIIIDDIWDIRVFDELKRMFPDDETGSRIMLTTRIANVAAYASPSGTLHQISLLSIVHSWELLCAKVFGDEPCPSNLQEIGKTVAKNCQGLPLSIVVIGGLLSKVLKTPMVWQSVADNVTSLMFSGDDQCSEILRLSYNYLPRYLKACFLYMAIFPKGHEIRVSKLVKMWVAEGFLRQVHGQVAEEVAERCVEELLDRSLILRSKNSEGKIRAFRIHDLLLDFCVKEAKHEKFLQITESPTDLFPTILASERRISILRVEKLVHSPFHFDSISSTNSYVRTFVSVDQSYIYFNLFLRFKLLKVLDASQVWFGYFPPQVLELVNLRYMALLCDGDIPASITKLWNLQTLIIFRSCYQKISDLPAEIWIMTHLRHVRCEGTQLLCPTAAKFDFVKKHIFLENLQTLSGLWNLEFSKEMLRSIPNIKKISVLYDLSSLIGNEWSDYQLENLGNLNQLEALKICVIPELTRYVNLKYRSKFRFQFPRSLKTLTLGGVKIAWHDLAIVGSLPNLEVLKLKDLACVGTEWEPNENEFRELKVLVLEELDLKHWKADSNHFPSLQRLIIRWCHELVEIPSGMGESATLTTIGLCMCKASVLASANEILEKQLSYGNDDFRVINVDPKIKCRPSLSLAIFRFHEAWLARSDVEMDYF; from the exons ATGCTAATATATCTGTATGCT GGGTTTTTGGAAGAACATCCATCCCATGCAAGCAATGAAAAAGTAACATTTCTGGAAAGAAGAATTCGAGATGCGGCATATGAAGCAGAAGATACCATGGATCTCCATTTAAGCAATCTGTGTACGGAGGAAATGATTTGGCAAATGGAAATCGAGCCTATGATGAAGCAAGTTGATTCCTTAATTGGAGAGGTGACTGAGATTAAGGAACACATGGAGTTGGAGATCAAAACTGTAAAATGTTCCTTAAAGGAAGCTGAGATAAAGACCTGTGAAGAACCTCCGAATGCTTTGCGTGAGGATTCATCAAGTTCTACCAAGAACTTAATGGTAGGATTTGGCGAGTACTTGATGCATATTAAGGATCAACTCATAGGGCAATCATCTGCACTCGAGGTCATCTCGATTGTTGGGATGGGAGGCATCGGTAAGACTACTTTGGCAACTCATGCTTATCATGATCCATATGTTGTACATCAATTTGACGTTCACATTTGGGTCACTGTATCTCAATCATATAGTATAAGAGATATCATGTCAAGCATGCTGGCCTCGATGAATATATTGCCTAAGAGTGCTCAACTAGGACTTGATGTGTACCAAAACTTGAAGGGTcgaaggtacctcatcatcatcgatgatatttgggatattagggtctttgatGAATTGAAAAGGATGTTTCCAGATGACGAAACTGGAAGCCGAATCATGTTGACTACTCGGATTGCCAATGTGGCTGCGTATGCTAGTCCTTCTGGGACTCTTCATCAAATTTCTTTACTAAGTATTGTTCATAGTTGGGAGCTACTGTGTGCTAAGGTTTTTGGTGATGAACCTTGTCCTTCTAATTTACAAGAAATTGGGAAGACAGTCGCAAAAAATTGTCAAGGACTTCCCCTTTCAATTGTGGTCATTGGTGGATTACTCTCGAAGGTATTGAAAACGCCAATGGTGTGGCAATCCGTGGCCGACAATGTAACTTCACTCATGTTTTCAGGTGACGATCAATGCTCAGAGATACTAAGATTAAGCTACAACTATTTACCTAGATATTTGAAGGCTTGCTTCCTTTATATGGCAATTTTCCCAAAAGGTCATGAGATCCGCGTTTCCAAACTCGTAAAGATGTGGGTTGCTGAGGGTTTTCTGAGACAAGTTCATGGCCAAGTCGCAGAAGAGGTCGCAGAGAGATGTGTGGAAGAACTCCTTGACAGAAGTCTAATTTTAAGGTCTAAGAACTCAGAAGGAAAAATCAGGGCTTTCAGGATCCATGATCTCTTGTTAGACTTCTGTGTAAAAGAAGCAAAGCACGAGAAGTTTCTTCAAATAACAGAGAGCCCTACCGATCTATTTCCGACAATTTTAGCAAGTGAGCGCCGTATAAGCATTCTTCGAGTAGAAAAGTTGGTGCATAGTCCGTTTCATTTTGACTCCATATCATCTACCAATTCCTACGTTCGCACCTTCGTTTCTGTGGATCAAAGCTATATTTACTTCAATTTGTTCTTAAGATTCAAACTTCTTAAGGTACTGGATGCTTCTCAAGTATGGTTTGGTTACTTTCCACCTCAAGTTTTGGAGCTTGTGAATTTACGCTACATGGCTTTGCTTTGTGATGGGGATATACCTGCATCAATAACAAAATTATGGAATCTCCAAACCTTAATTATTTTCCGAAGTTGTTATCAAAAGATTAGTGACTTACCAGCAGAAATCTGGATCATGACACATTTAAGGCATGTGAGGTGTGAAGGAACTCAACTGCTCTGTCCGACCGCTGCTAAATTCGACTTTgtcaaaaaacatatatttcttGAAAACCTGCAGACTCTATCAGGGCTATGGAATTTGGAATTCAGCAAGGAAATGTTGCGGAGCATTCCGAACATCAAGAAAATCAGTGTTTTATATGATTTGAGCAGCTTGATAGGAAATGAATGGTCGGACTACCAACTCGAGAATCTTGGCAACCTAAATCAACTCGAAGCATTGAAGATATGCGTAATTCCAGAACTAACACGATATGTGAACTTGAAATATCGTTCAAAATTCAGGTTTCAGTTTCCGCGGTCGCTCAAGACTTTAACTCTGGGTGGGGTTAAAATAGCATGGCATGATTTGGCAATCGTAGGTTCATTACCCAATCTCGAAGTTCTCAAACTGAAGGATCTCGCTTGTGTAGGGACAGAGTGGGAACCAAATGAAAACGAGTTCCGTGAACTAAAAGTTTTGGTACTGGAAGAACTGGACTTGAAGCATTGGAAAGCTGATTCCAACCACTTTCCAAGCCTCCAGCGCCTCATTATCCGATGGTGTCATGAATTGGTGGAGATACCATCTGGGATGGGAGAAAGCGCGACGCTTACCACAATCGGGTTGTGTATGTGTAAAGCATCTGTGTTGGCTTCAGCAAATGAGATACTGGAGAAGCAACTGAGCTACGGAAATGATGATTTTCGAGTTATTAATGTGGATCCTAAAATTAAGTGTCGTCCGTCTCTTTCCCTTGCAATTTTCAG GTTCCACGAAGCATGGCTTGCAAGAAGCGATGTTGAGATGGATTATTTCTAG
- the LOC140860138 gene encoding putative late blight resistance protein homolog R1A-10, whose product MSRILDSMNKSPKGNQLGLDVYQNLKGRRYLIVIDDIWDIKAWDDLKRMFPDDQTGSRIMLTTRIADVAAYASPSGALHQISLLNNDRSWELLRAKVFGDEPCPLDLQEIGKTIAQNCGGLPLSVLVIGGFLSKLEMTQEVWRSVAENVTSFVFSSDDRCSAMLRLSYNYLPQYLKACFLYTGIFPRNHEISVSKLTMMWVAEGFLGQAHGRSLEESAERCVEDLLDRSLILKSQNNSEGKIKAFKIHDVLFDFCIEEAKHEKFLKIIGSPAHLLSTSTASERRLSIRVDVLFEHSRFNIDSMSSTSYVRSLVSLGIWPPSPDLFLRFKLLRVLHAIEVAFSQFPCQVMELLNLRYMALCCDGDIPASITKLWNLQTLIMVPGLGILGKNYLPVEIWIMSHLRYVRCYGANFLDPTAAKFDIYRKHVLLEDLQTLSGLWNFEFTEEMLRRIPNIKNIDVYYDPRRLIENEWSCYQLENLGNFHQLKALKICVFPDPSCSVKSKFTVHFPASLKTLTLCRVRIPWLELGIIGSLPNLEVLKLKDNACVGTEWKPNEDEFCQLKVLVLESLELEHWRAESDHFPSLQRLIIRWCYSLVEIPSGLGESMTLTTIGLDECEDSVWVSANEIRKTQLSYGNDDFQVSNLPSDKRVR is encoded by the exons ATGTCAAGGATACTAGACTCGATGAATAAATCACCTAAGGGTAATCAATTAGGACTTGATGTGTACCAAAACTTGAAGGGTCGAAGGTACCTCATCGTAATAGATGATATTTGGGATATTAAGGCCTGGGATGACCTGAAAAGGATGTTTCCAGATGACCAAACTGGAAGCCGAATCATGTTGACCACTCGGATAGCCGATGTGGCTGCGTATGCTAGTCCTTCTGGGGCTCTTCATCAAATTTCTTTACTGAATAATGATCGTAGTTGGGAGTTGCTACGTGCTAAAGTTTTTGGTGATGAACCTTGCCCTCTCGATTTACAAGAAATCGGAAAGACAATTGCACAAAATTGTGGGGGACTTCCCCTCTCTGTTCTGGTAATTGGAGGATTCCTCTCGAAGTTAGAGATGACACAAGAGGTGTGGCGATCCGTTGCTGAAAATGTGACTTCGTTTGTGTTTTCAAGTGACGACCGATGCTCGGCTATGCTAAGACTAAGCTACAACTACTTGCCTCAATATTTGAAGGCATGCTTCCTGTACACAGGAATTTTTCCCAGAAATCATGAGATTAGTGTTTCCAAACTCACCATGATGTGGGTTGCTGAGGGATTTCTGGGACAAGCTCATGGTCGAAGCTTAGAAGAGTCGGCAGAGAGGTGTGTGGAAGACCTCCTTGATAGAAGCCTGATTTTGAAGTCTCAGAACAACTCCGAAGGCAAAATCAAAGCTTTCAAGATCCATGACGTCTTATTCGACTTCTGCATAGAAGAAGCAAAGCATGAGAAGTTCCTTAAAATAATAGGAAGTCCTGCGCATCTACTTTCAACAAGTACAGCAAGTGAGCGTCGTCTAAGCATTCGAGTTGATGTACTGTTTGAGCACAGTCGGTTTAATATTGACTCCATGTCATCCACTTCATATGTTCGCTCGCTTGTTTCTTTGGGAATATGGCCACCTTCCCCAGATTTGTTCTTAAGATTCAAACTTCTTAGGGTACTACATGCTATCGAAGTAGCATTTTCTCAATTTCCATGTCAAGTTATGGAGCTTTTGAATCTACGCTACATGGCTTTGTGTTGTGATGGGGATATACCAGCTTCAATAACTAAGCTGTGGAATCTCCAAACCTTAATTATGGTTCCAGGTTTGGGTATATTGGGGAAAAATTACTTGCCTGTGGAAATCTGGATCATGTCACATTTAAGGTATGTGAGGTGTTACGGAGCTAATTTTCTTGATCCTACAGCTGCCAAATTCGACATTTACAGAAAACATGTACTTCTAGAAGACCTCCAGACTCTCTCAGGGttatggaattttgagtttacAGAGGAAATGTTGCGGAGGATTCCAAACATCAAGAATATCGACGTTTACTATGATCCTCGCCGTTTGATAGAAAACGAATGGTCGTGCTACCAACTTGAGAATCTTGGCAACTTCCATCAGCTCAAAGCATTGAAGATATGTGTATTTCCAGACCCAAGTTGCTCGGTAAAGTCGAAGTTCACCGTTCATTTTCCAGCATCGCTTAAAACTTTAACTTTATGTCGGGTTAGAATTCCTTGGCTTGAACTGGGAATTATAGGCTCGTTACCCAATCTTGAAGTTCTCAAACTGAAGGATAATGCATGCGTAGGGACGGAGTGGAAACCAAATGAAGACGAGTTCTGTCAACTAAAAGTTTTGGTACTTGAAAGTTTGGAGTTGGAGCATTGGAGAGCCGAGTCTGACCACTTTCCAAGCCTCCAGCGCCTCATCATTCGATGGTGCTACAGCTTAGTGGAGATACCGTCCGGGTTGGGAGAAAGCATGACACTTACCACAATTGGGTTGGATGAGTGTGAGGATTCTGTGTGGGTTTCAGCAAACGAAATACGGAAGACgcaacttagctatggaaacgatgattttcaagtTAGTAATTTGCCTTCTGACAAGAG GGTTCGATAA
- the LOC140860135 gene encoding putative late blight resistance protein homolog R1A-3: protein MAYAAVISLKQTLEQILLHPHRYSIPCDNKHIESFHQKLEFLQHFLEEYPSHKTNDKVTSLERRIRDAAYEAQDFMDLHLKNLLDPKYWRLLDAFRNDTIVCFKLIAKVDSIIREVINIKEQMEIKQGTGSFMKEEIKTDALRKDPSHLVSSDTKNLVVGFNHDLMRVKDQLMGQSSTLGVISIVGMGGIGKTTLATNVYNDPCVVNHFDIRVWVTVSQSYNIRDILSGMLASMNKFPKGDRLGLDVYQNLKGRRYLIMIDDIWDIKAWDGLKMMFPDDKTGSRIMLTTRIADLAVCVSPSGTLHQISPLNDDQSWKLLCAKVFGEEPCPLNLQKIGKTTAHNCGGLPLSVAVIGGLLSKVEKTLMAWQPIAENVTSFVVASDDRCSNILRLSYNYLPQYLKACFLYMGVFPKSHEIPVSKLIKMWVAEGFLRPDHGQNLEEVGERCLADLVDRSLILMSKKNSEGKIKVFRIHDLLLDFCIKEAKDEKFLQIAESAAFLFPTSSASERRVSIHREEKLVNGRYNFDSMSSTSYVRTVVCVGQCSLSSNLFLRFKLLSVLDAVKVKFLEFPPQVLELLNLRYIAFVYDGVEVPASITKLWNLQTLIIYRHFFGYRNNHLPVEMWMMVSLRHVRVDGYNLLDPSAANFDPHRKRIVLKDLQTLSGLLNLRFTKEMLQSIPNIKKIDVVYDQLCVLEKGWSYYQFQNLGNLHHLKALKISVTPSLNSYYQFQNRGNQHHLKALKIRVTPSMNSTSTFNFLFPPSLKTLTLCGVGIPWHDLAIIGSLPNLEVLELIDHACLGTKWEPNEEQFCELKVLVLERLELKHWEADCSHFPSLERLIIRMCNSLVKIPSEFGESSTLTTIGLYKCKASARASANEILEKQLSYGNDGFQVIYSYPKYKRLPLSERPLVRIDELLGAM, encoded by the exons ATGGCCTATGCTGCTGTAATCTCCCTTAAGCAAACACTTGAGCAAATCCTCCTACATCCTCATAGATATTCCATACCTTGTGACAACAAACATATTGAATCCTTTCATCAAAAGCTCGAATTCTTGCAGCACTTCTTGGAAGAGTACCCATCCCATAAAACCAACGATAAAGTTACCTCTCTAGAAAGAAGAATCAGAGATGCAGCTTATGAAGCACAAGATTTCATGGATCTCCATTTGAAGAATCTACTCGATCCAAAGTATTGGCGTCTTCTTGATGCTTTTCGGAATGATACGATTGTTTGTTTCAAGCTGATTGCGAAAGTTGATTCCATAATTAGAGAGGTTATAAACATCAAGGAACAAATGGAGATCAAACAAGGAACAGGTTCCTTCATGAAAGAGGAGATAAAGACTGATGCTTTGCGTAAGGATCCATCACACCTTGTTTCGAGTGATACAAAGAATTTAGTGGTGGGATTCAACCATGACCTGATGCGGGTTAAGGATCAACTTATGGGACAATCATCTACTCTCGGGGTCATCTCGATTGTAGGGATGGGAGGTATCGGTAAAACTACTTTGGCAACAAATGTTTATAATGATCCATGTGTTGTAAATCATTTTGACATTCGTGTTTGGGTCACTGTATCTCAATCGTACAATATCAGAGATATTCTATCAGGTATGCTAGCCTCGATGAATAAATTTCCCAAGGGTGATCGATTGGGACTTGATGTGTACCAAAACTTGAAGGGTCGAAGGTACCTCATCATGATAGATGATATTTGGGATATTAAGGCCTGGGATGGCTTGAAAATGATGTTTCCAGATGACAAAACTGGGAGCCGAATCATGTTGACCACTCGGATTGCCGATTTGGCTGTGTGTGTTAGCCCTTCTGGGACTCTTCATCAGATTTCTCCTCTAAATGATGATCAAAGTTGGAAGCTACTTTGTGCTAAAGTTTTCGGCGAAGAACCTTGCCCTCTCAATTTACAAAAAATTGGAAAGACAACTGCACACAATTGTGGGGGACTTCCCCTTTCAGTTGCGGTAATCGGTGGATTACTCTCGAAGGTAGAGAAAACACTAATGGCGTGGCAGCCCATTGCTGAAAATGTAACTTCTTTTGTGGTTGCAAGTGATGATCGATGCTCGAACATACTAAGATTAAGCTACAACTATTTACCTCAATACTTGAAGGCGTGTTTCCTTTACATGGGAGTGTTTCCAAAAAGTCATGAGATCCCTGTTTCCAAACTCATCAAGATGTGGGTTGCTGAAGGTTTTCTGAGACCAGATCACGGTCAAAACCTGGAAGAGGTGGGAGAGAGGTGTCTGGCAGATCTTGTTGATAGAAGCCTAATCTTAATGTCTAAGAAGAACTCTGAAGGCAAAATCAAAGTTTTCAGGATCCATGATCTCTTGCTCGATTTCTGCATAAAAGAAGCAAAGGATGAGAAGTTCCTACAAATAGCAGAAAGTGCCGCCTTTCTATTTCCAACAAGTTCAGCAAGTGAGCGTCGTGTAAGCATTCATCGAGAGGAAAAGTTGGTGAATGGTCGGTATAATTTCGACTCCATGTCATCTACTTCTTATGTTCGCACCGTTGTATGTGTAGGACAATGCTCTCTTTCCTCAAATTTGTTCTTAAGATTCAAACTTCTTAGTGTACTAGATGCCGTTAAAGTAAAGTTTCTTGAATTTCCACCACAAGTTTTGGAGCTTCTGAATTTACGCTACATCGCTTTCGTTTATGATGGAGTAGAAGTGCCTGCATCAATAACAAAGCTATGGAATCTCCAAACCTTAATTATTTATAGACATTTCTTTGGATATAGAAACAATCACTTACCTGTGGAAATGTGGATGATGGTTTCTTTAAGGCATGTAAGGGTTGATGGATATAATTTGCTAGACCCAAGCGCTGCCAACTTCGATCCTCACAGAAAACGTATAGTTCTTAAAGACCTTCAAACTCTGTCAGGGTTACTGAATTTGAGATTCACCAAGGAAATGTTGCAGAGCATTCCGAACATCAAGAAAATCGATGTTGTATATGATCAACTCTGCGTGCTGGAAAAAGGATGGTCGTACTACCAATTCCAGAATCTTGGCAATCTGCATCATCTAAAAGCATTGAAGATAAGTGTAACTCCATCTCTGAATTCGTACTACCAATTCCAGAATCGTGGCAATCAGCATCATCTAAAAGCATTGAAGATACGTGTAACTCCATCAATGAATTCGACCTCAACATTTAATTTTCTGTTTCCACCGTCGCTTAAAACGTTAACTTTGTGTGGTGTTGGAATTCCATGGCATGATTTGGCAATCATAGGTTCATTACCGAATCTTGAGGTTCTCGAACTGATTGATCATGCTTGCTTAGGGACAAAGTGGGAACCAAATGAAGAGCAGTTCTGTGAACTAAAAGTTTTGGTACTTGAAAGATTGGAGTTGAAGCATTGGGAAGCTGATTGTAGCCACTTTCCAAGCCTCGAGCGCCTCATTATCCGAATGTGCAACAGCTTGGTGAAGATACCATCTGAATTCGGAGAAAGCTCGACGCTTACCACAATTGGCTTGTATAAGTGTAAAGCTTCTGCCAGGGCTTCGGCAAATGAAATACTGGAGAAGCAACTGAGTTATGGAAATGATGGCTTCCAAGTTATTTATTCCTATCCTAAATATAAGAGACTTCCACTTAGTGAACGTCCACTTGTCAG GATCGATGAACTACTGGGTGCAATGTAG
- the LOC140860136 gene encoding putative late blight resistance protein homolog R1A-10 isoform X1 codes for MAYAAINSLKLTLQQILLHPCIFFRPREKKHIESFHDKLELLQGFLEEHPSHASNEKVTFLERRIRDAAYEAEDTMDLHLSNLCTEEMIWQMEIEPMMKQVDSLIGEVTEIKEHMELEIKTVKCSLKEAEIKTCEEPPNALREDSSSSTKNLMVGFGEYLMHIKDQLIGQSSALEVISIVGMGGIGKTTLATHAYHDPYVVHQFDVHIWVTVSQSYSIRDIMSSMLASMNILPKSAQLGLDVYQNLKGRRYLIIIDDIWDIRVFDELKRMFPDDETGSRIMLTTRIANVAAYASPSGTLHQISLLSIVHSWELLCAKVFGDEPCPSNLQEIGKTVAKNCQGLPLSIVVIGGLLSKVLKTPMVWQSVADNVTSLMFSGDDQCSEILRLSYNYLPRYLKACFLYMAIFPKGHEIRVSKLVKMWVAEGFLRQVHGQVAEEVAERCVEELLDRSLILRSKNSEGKIRAFRIHDLLLDFCVKEAKHEKFLQITESPTDLFPTILASERRISILRVEKLVHSPFHFDSISSTNSYVRTFVSVDQSYIYFNLFLRFKLLKVLDASQVWFGYFPPQVLELVNLRYMALLCDGDIPASITKLWNLQTLIIFRSCYQKISDLPAEIWIMTHLRHVRCEGTQLLCPTAAKFDFVKKHIFLENLQTLSGLWNLEFSKEMLRSIPNIKKISVLYDLSSLIGNEWSDYQLENLGNLNQLEALKICVIPELTRYVNLKYRSKFRFQFPRSLKTLTLGGVKIAWHDLAIVGSLPNLEVLKLKDLACVGTEWEPNENEFRELKVLVLEELDLKHWKADSNHFPSLQRLIIRWCHELVEIPSGMGESATLTTIGLCMCKASVLASANEILEKQLSYGNDDFRVINVDPKIKCRPSLSLAIFRFHEAWLARSDVEMDYF; via the exons ATGGCTTATGCTGCTATAAATTCTCTTAAGCTAACTCTTCAGCAAATCCTCCTTCACCCTTGTATATTTTTCAGACCTCGTGAGAAGAAACATATTGAATCCTTCCATGATAAACTAGAACTCTTGCAGGGGTTTTTGGAAGAACATCCATCCCATGCAAGCAATGAAAAAGTAACATTTCTGGAAAGAAGAATTCGAGATGCGGCATATGAAGCAGAAGATACCATGGATCTCCATTTAAGCAATCTGTGTACGGAGGAAATGATTTGGCAAATGGAAATCGAGCCTATGATGAAGCAAGTTGATTCCTTAATTGGAGAGGTGACTGAGATTAAGGAACACATGGAGTTGGAGATCAAAACTGTAAAATGTTCCTTAAAGGAAGCTGAGATAAAGACCTGTGAAGAACCTCCGAATGCTTTGCGTGAGGATTCATCAAGTTCTACCAAGAACTTAATGGTAGGATTTGGCGAGTACTTGATGCATATTAAGGATCAACTCATAGGGCAATCATCTGCACTCGAGGTCATCTCGATTGTTGGGATGGGAGGCATCGGTAAGACTACTTTGGCAACTCATGCTTATCATGATCCATATGTTGTACATCAATTTGACGTTCACATTTGGGTCACTGTATCTCAATCATATAGTATAAGAGATATCATGTCAAGCATGCTGGCCTCGATGAATATATTGCCTAAGAGTGCTCAACTAGGACTTGATGTGTACCAAAACTTGAAGGGTcgaaggtacctcatcatcatcgatgatatttgggatattagggtctttgatGAATTGAAAAGGATGTTTCCAGATGACGAAACTGGAAGCCGAATCATGTTGACTACTCGGATTGCCAATGTGGCTGCGTATGCTAGTCCTTCTGGGACTCTTCATCAAATTTCTTTACTAAGTATTGTTCATAGTTGGGAGCTACTGTGTGCTAAGGTTTTTGGTGATGAACCTTGTCCTTCTAATTTACAAGAAATTGGGAAGACAGTCGCAAAAAATTGTCAAGGACTTCCCCTTTCAATTGTGGTCATTGGTGGATTACTCTCGAAGGTATTGAAAACGCCAATGGTGTGGCAATCCGTGGCCGACAATGTAACTTCACTCATGTTTTCAGGTGACGATCAATGCTCAGAGATACTAAGATTAAGCTACAACTATTTACCTAGATATTTGAAGGCTTGCTTCCTTTATATGGCAATTTTCCCAAAAGGTCATGAGATCCGCGTTTCCAAACTCGTAAAGATGTGGGTTGCTGAGGGTTTTCTGAGACAAGTTCATGGCCAAGTCGCAGAAGAGGTCGCAGAGAGATGTGTGGAAGAACTCCTTGACAGAAGTCTAATTTTAAGGTCTAAGAACTCAGAAGGAAAAATCAGGGCTTTCAGGATCCATGATCTCTTGTTAGACTTCTGTGTAAAAGAAGCAAAGCACGAGAAGTTTCTTCAAATAACAGAGAGCCCTACCGATCTATTTCCGACAATTTTAGCAAGTGAGCGCCGTATAAGCATTCTTCGAGTAGAAAAGTTGGTGCATAGTCCGTTTCATTTTGACTCCATATCATCTACCAATTCCTACGTTCGCACCTTCGTTTCTGTGGATCAAAGCTATATTTACTTCAATTTGTTCTTAAGATTCAAACTTCTTAAGGTACTGGATGCTTCTCAAGTATGGTTTGGTTACTTTCCACCTCAAGTTTTGGAGCTTGTGAATTTACGCTACATGGCTTTGCTTTGTGATGGGGATATACCTGCATCAATAACAAAATTATGGAATCTCCAAACCTTAATTATTTTCCGAAGTTGTTATCAAAAGATTAGTGACTTACCAGCAGAAATCTGGATCATGACACATTTAAGGCATGTGAGGTGTGAAGGAACTCAACTGCTCTGTCCGACCGCTGCTAAATTCGACTTTgtcaaaaaacatatatttcttGAAAACCTGCAGACTCTATCAGGGCTATGGAATTTGGAATTCAGCAAGGAAATGTTGCGGAGCATTCCGAACATCAAGAAAATCAGTGTTTTATATGATTTGAGCAGCTTGATAGGAAATGAATGGTCGGACTACCAACTCGAGAATCTTGGCAACCTAAATCAACTCGAAGCATTGAAGATATGCGTAATTCCAGAACTAACACGATATGTGAACTTGAAATATCGTTCAAAATTCAGGTTTCAGTTTCCGCGGTCGCTCAAGACTTTAACTCTGGGTGGGGTTAAAATAGCATGGCATGATTTGGCAATCGTAGGTTCATTACCCAATCTCGAAGTTCTCAAACTGAAGGATCTCGCTTGTGTAGGGACAGAGTGGGAACCAAATGAAAACGAGTTCCGTGAACTAAAAGTTTTGGTACTGGAAGAACTGGACTTGAAGCATTGGAAAGCTGATTCCAACCACTTTCCAAGCCTCCAGCGCCTCATTATCCGATGGTGTCATGAATTGGTGGAGATACCATCTGGGATGGGAGAAAGCGCGACGCTTACCACAATCGGGTTGTGTATGTGTAAAGCATCTGTGTTGGCTTCAGCAAATGAGATACTGGAGAAGCAACTGAGCTACGGAAATGATGATTTTCGAGTTATTAATGTGGATCCTAAAATTAAGTGTCGTCCGTCTCTTTCCCTTGCAATTTTCAG GTTCCACGAAGCATGGCTTGCAAGAAGCGATGTTGAGATGGATTATTTCTAG